A genomic segment from Thermofilaceae archaeon encodes:
- a CDS encoding transglutaminase-like domain-containing protein — protein sequence MRPELNELWFTLEPLPDNVRELLERGELSRAEDEIRRLLPSCGGARKVRLEFELDRIARWRFEFPYGLEEGFRELQKTIPDLRFEEMGELLARGCLDHALLDGEVRLLRRFVPNAFWLCPELKQRRKRGRDERGWAARIALKERVQRVVEAARRTGGGYVLPLKYRVRAEVVVKPGAAPVGSTLRVWIPLPRVSGLHPEVRVLKAEPQPKRIAPEEHPQRTAYFELEQGREGARCFIEYEFVARGFHVEVDPREAYLDEGSEVCEAYTRERPPHIVFTPYLRELASRIVGGEENPYLKARRIWDWVTENVRYTYARDYALYDCIAEYVARERRGDCGMQAILFITLCRIAGVPARWESAWYMNPVSWGMHDWAQFYVEPYGWLYADPSFGGARHGEEWRRSFYFGGIEGYRLAANIEISHPFDPPKKHFRSDPVDSQRGEVEYEEGNLYYDKWDFKLEVLEVESLEEPVD from the coding sequence GTGCGCCCGGAGCTGAACGAGCTCTGGTTCACGCTTGAGCCGCTGCCCGATAACGTTCGAGAGCTCCTTGAGAGAGGGGAGCTGTCGAGAGCGGAGGACGAGATCAGGAGGCTGCTCCCCAGCTGCGGTGGTGCGCGAAAGGTGAGGCTGGAGTTCGAGCTGGACCGCATCGCCAGGTGGAGGTTCGAGTTCCCCTACGGGCTGGAGGAGGGTTTTCGTGAGCTTCAGAAGACCATACCCGACTTGAGGTTTGAGGAGATGGGTGAGCTCCTCGCGAGAGGCTGCCTGGATCACGCGCTCTTGGACGGTGAGGTGAGGCTGCTGCGGAGGTTCGTGCCGAACGCCTTCTGGCTCTGCCCCGAGCTGAAGCAGCGCAGAAAGAGGGGTAGGGATGAGAGGGGGTGGGCGGCGAGGATCGCGCTGAAGGAGAGGGTGCAAAGGGTGGTTGAGGCGGCGCGCAGAACGGGGGGTGGCTACGTCCTCCCGCTCAAGTACAGGGTTCGCGCGGAGGTCGTGGTGAAGCCGGGCGCCGCTCCGGTGGGCAGCACGTTGAGAGTTTGGATCCCCCTACCCCGAGTTTCCGGTCTCCACCCGGAAGTTCGCGTCCTCAAGGCTGAGCCTCAACCGAAACGCATCGCGCCGGAGGAACACCCGCAGAGGACTGCCTACTTCGAGCTGGAACAGGGGAGAGAGGGGGCGCGCTGCTTCATCGAGTACGAGTTCGTAGCGAGGGGGTTCCACGTGGAAGTTGACCCGCGCGAAGCCTACCTGGACGAGGGGAGCGAGGTGTGCGAGGCGTACACGCGGGAGAGGCCGCCGCACATCGTCTTCACCCCCTACCTGAGGGAGCTGGCCAGCCGAATAGTCGGCGGCGAGGAGAACCCCTACTTAAAGGCGAGGAGAATCTGGGATTGGGTAACGGAGAACGTCCGGTACACGTACGCCAGGGATTACGCGCTGTACGACTGCATTGCCGAGTACGTAGCGAGGGAGAGGAGGGGCGACTGCGGTATGCAAGCGATCCTCTTCATAACGCTCTGCCGCATCGCAGGTGTACCGGCGAGGTGGGAGTCCGCGTGGTACATGAACCCGGTGAGCTGGGGGATGCACGATTGGGCCCAGTTCTACGTGGAGCCGTACGGGTGGCTCTACGCCGACCCCAGCTTCGGTGGTGCGAGGCACGGCGAGGAGTGGCGGAGGAGCTTCTACTTCGGCGGCATCGAGGGCTACAGGCTGGCCGCTAACATCGAGATCTCCCACCCCTTCGACCCTCCGAAGAAGCACTTCCGCTCCGACCCCGTCGATAGCCAGCGCGGTGAAGTTGAGTACGAGGAAGGAAACCTCTACTACGACAAGTGGGACTTCAAGCTGGAGGTGCTCGAGGTTGAGAGCCTCGAGGAGCCCGTGGACTAA